One Thunnus thynnus chromosome 21, fThuThy2.1, whole genome shotgun sequence DNA segment encodes these proteins:
- the nfx1 gene encoding transcriptional repressor NF-X1, with protein MAEGSSDPPDLNPNGTSHHKPNQHKSRRGRPRHNNDRNMSSNRYDPSQQYGYFHQGYKPPFGHNNSHYAGPQHPPYEGEDGARRRGRGRGRREGNRGVNGNSGGSGPRWQRPGCDSAHNRGMGGFQSGAHPMDGPDMPNWRREDVGRNFEHPNERREHNEKGTHLKEYNTETKGENHTSETRERTQRSRTGPDSDSQRDDHQRKHTETKRRQGPIKPPKPPAQEEMCSERGASGQDNPGHGRSSQNPACKAERGSGRHTPLQTRGQRRPHHQNHRPGQRNWDKIPESKETQTGCLIEQLSGEKYECMVCCDVIRVMAPVWNCQSCFHVFHLNCIKKWARSPASQADDSAEGWRCPACQNVALKHPTSYTCFCGKVTNPEWRRSEIPHSCGDMCGKKRSGVDCNHPCNILCHPGPCPQCPAFVTKSCICGKTSQPMRCGQATVLQCDKVCGAVLNCADHTCAQVCHSGACQPCQLQLQQVCYCGVTSRKVLCGTDKDGFDGSGHFSCQKICGKMLNCEAHRCQQVCHRGPCQPCPRSPSLVKTCPCGQTPLTKLLELGYSERQSCSDPIPSCGKTCNKPLACGSSDTIHMCEKMCHEDSCGPCSLTSTVRCRCGSKTKEVPCATIQKEDELVFTCERRCNKKRSCGRHKCGELCCVNVEHKCPLICGYKLNCGLHRCQEPCHRGNCEPCWQSSFDELTCHCGLTVLYPPIPCGTKPPECKNLCTRRHECDHPVFHNCHSEEKCPPCTYLTQKWCMGKHEQRSNIPCHLQDISCGLTCNKELPCETHRCRRICHRGDCLPEGGCRQPCTLPRPDCGHPCSAPCHKGSSCPRTTCTAKVSLQCDCGRRKETVVCTEAASSYQRYAAIAMASKLSDMQLGDSMDIGPFLSKKERKQTRLECDQECATLERNKRLAEALQIDSSSDPFNVRSTSVYSDSLKEDARKDLKFVTEVEEEIKNLAELANKGKQAKRSHCFPPMNREHRKIIHELAEVYGVESVSYDSEPKRNVVITAHKGKSVCPNSTLTSLIERETAARAPPPIAHIKQHSSKAVSGSSWSKMVKEEPVIDYFDVQD; from the exons ATGGCTGAGGGCTCCTCAG ATCCACCTGACCTTAATCCAAATGGGACGTCACATCACAAGCCGAATCAGCACAAATCCAGAAGGGGTCGACCCAGACACAACAATGACAGAAACATGAGTAGTAACAGATATGATCCTTCTCAACAATATGGATACTTTCATCAGGGCTATAAACCCCCCTTTGGCCATAATAATTCACATTATGCAGGACCTCAGCATCCTCCCTATGAGGGAGAGGACGGTGCCAGGAGGAGAGGTAGAGGTcgagggaggagggaagggaaTAGAGGTGTAAATGGGAATTCTGGTGGCTCAGGCCCACGGTGGCAAAGACCTGGATGTGACAGTGCCCACAACAGAGGTATGGGTGGCTTCCAGTCAGGTGCACATCCCATGGATGGACCTGATATGCCAAACTGGCGGAGAGAAGATGTGGGCAGAAATTTTGAACATCCtaatgagaggagagaacacaATGAGAAAGGCACTCACTTAAAGGAGTACAACACTGAAACCAAAGGAGAAAACCACACATCAGAAACCAGGGAAAGAACGCAGAGGAGCAGGACTGGTCCGGACTCAGACTCCCAGCGTGACGaccatcagaggaaacacactgaaacGAAACGACGACAAGGACCAATCAAACCACCCAAACCACCGGCTCAAGAGGAAATGTGCTCAGAGAGGGGAGCCAGCGGGCAGGATAACCCAGGCCACGGCAGATCTTCTCAGAATCCTGCCTGTAAGGCTGAGAGAGGCTCAGGACGACACACGCCGCTCCAGACCAGAGGGCAGAGACGACCACACCACCAAAACCACAGGCCCGGCCAGAGGAACTGGGACAAGATTCCAGAGAGCAAGGAGACTCAGACAG GCTGTCTAATTGAACAGCTGTCCGGGGAGAAGTACGAGTGCATGGTGTGCTGCGATGTCATCCGGGTCATGGCTCCGGTGTGGAACTGCCAGAGCTGCTTCCACGTCTtccatctgaactgcatcaagAAATGGGCTCGATCCCCGGCCTCTCAAGCAGACG ATTCAGCTGAAGGTTGGCGTTGTCCAGCCTGCCAGAATGTTGCACTGAAACACCCGACTTCCTACACCTGCTTCTGTG GTAAAGTAACGAACCCAGAGTGGCGGCGCAGCGAGATTCCTCACAGCTGTGGTGACATGTGTGGGAAGAAGAGGAGCGGGGTGGACTGCAACCACCCCTGTAACAT CTTATGTCACCCTGGACCTTGTCCACAGTGTCCTGCCTTTGTAACAAAATCCTGCATCTGTGGGAAGACCAG TCAACCGATGCGCTGCGGCCAGGCTACGGTGCTCCAGTGTGACAAAGTGTGTGGTGCTGTACTCAACTGTGCCGACCACACCTGCGCTCAGGTGTGCCACAGCGGAGCGTGTCAGCCGTGCCAGCTGCAGCTTCAGCAGG TCTGCTACTGTGGCGTCACCTCTCGTAAAGTCCTGTGTGGGACTGATAAAGATGGATTTGACGGTTCGGGACATTTCTCCTGTCAAAAAATATGCGGAAA GATGCTAAACTGTGAAGCTCATCGGTGCCAGCAGGTGTGCCACCGTGGCCCGTGCCAGCCGTGCCCTCGCTCCCCGAGCCTGGTGAAGACGTGTCCCTGCGGTCAGACCCCGCTCACCAAACTCCTGGAGCTGGGCTACTCTGAACGACAAAGCTGCTCTGATCCTATCCCCTCCTGCGGAAAGACGTGCAACAAACCACTGGCCTGTGGCTCCAGCG ACACCATCCACATGTGTGAGAAGATGTGCCACGAGGACAGCTGCGGACCCTGCTCCCTGACCTCTACTGTCAGATGCAGATGCGGATCCAAGACAAAA gAGGTCCCATGTGCCACAATCCAAAAAGAAG ATGAGCTCGTCTTCACTTGCGAGAGGAGATGCAACAAGAAACGCTCTTGTGGCCGACACAAGTGTGGCGAGCTGTGTTGCGTG AATGTGGAGCACAAGTGCCCCCTGATCTGCGGCTACAAGCTCAACTGCGGCCTCCATCGCTGCCAAGAGCCGTGTCACCGTGGAAACTGTGAACCCTGCTGGCAGTCCA GTTTTGACGAGCTGACGTGTCACTGCGGGCTCACCGTTTTGTACCCTCCCATCCCCTGTGGCACGAAACCACCAGAGTGCAAAAACCTGTGTACTAGAAGACATGAATGTGACCATCCAG TGTTTCACAACTGCCACAGTGAAGAGAAGTGTCCACCTTGCACATACCTCACTCAGAAATGGTGCATGGGAAAGCACGAG CAACGCAGCAACATCCCATGTCATCTGCAAGACATTTCATGCGGCCTGACGTGTAATAAAGAGCTGCCATGTGAAACACACCGCTGCAGACGAATCTGTCACCGGGGCGACTGCTTGCCAGAAGGCGGCTGCCGCCAGCCCTGCACGCTGCCTCGTCCAGACTGCGGCCACCCGTGCTCCGCTCCCTGTCATAAAGGCAGCAGCTGCCCACGCACCACCTGCACTGCCAAG GTATCTCTGCAGTGTGACTGCGGTCGAAGAAAGGAAACGGTGGTTTGCACAGAGGCGGCAAGTTCTTATCAGAG GTATGCAGCCATCGCCATGGCCAGTAAACTGTCTGACATGCAGCTCGGTGACTCTATGGACATCGGCCCCTTCCTCTCTAAGAAAGAGCGTAAACAGACCAG GCTTGAATGTGACCAGGAGTGTGCCACTTTGGAAAGAAACAAGCGGCTGGCGGAGGCTTTACAGATAGACTCGTCCTCTGACCCCTTCAACGTCCGCTCCACCTCCGTATACAGCGACAGCCTCAAAGAGGACGCCAG AAAAGACCTGAAATTTGTCacagaggtagaggaggagatcAAGAATCTCGCCGAGCTCGCTAATAAG GGAAAACAGGCAAAGAGGAGCCACTGCTTCCCTCCCATGAACAGAGAACACCGGAAGATCATCCACGAGCTGGCCGAGGTCTACGGCGTGGAGAGCGTGAGCTACGACAGCGAGCCCAAACGCAACGTCGTCATCACAGCCCACAA GGGGAAGTCGGTCTGTCCAAACTCGACGCTGACATCTTTGATCGAGCGAGAGACGGCGGCGAGGGCCCCTCCTCCCATCGCTCATATCAAACAGCACAGCAGCAA GGCCGTCAGTGGAAGCTCCTGGTCGAAGATGGTGAAAGAAGAACCTGTGATTGATTATTTTGATGTCCAGGACTAA